A window of the Pseudomonas gozinkensis genome harbors these coding sequences:
- a CDS encoding TonB-dependent receptor yields MARQPAQLPVSSPRLLASAIGVAITAGSAGHMVFAAEKTDSKATGNAIALDATAITGEAQDSTSYQVEKASSPKYTAPLVDTPRSVTVIPQQVLKDTGALNMQDALRTVPGITFGAGEGGNPQGDRPFIRGFDAQGDTYLDGVRDTGSQSREIFAVENIEVSKGPNSAIGGRGAAGGSINLVSKKAHLGNSFDGGFTWGSDQTQRYTLDGNYQFSDTAAGRLNLMSHESNVAGRDSVDYDRWGIAPSLAFGLGTDTRVNLDYYHLESNDTPDSGIPYTIPKAGSAARTKSNPDKPYSGGDHSNFYGLDGRDFRKGRTDTATFAIEHDLSDSLTIKNTLRHGTSMQDYILTQPDDSKGNVNNGSVWRRANTRVSNTETTTNQTDLFGNFYVAGFKNSFSTGVEYTREESQKSSYNVNTDTTPRSAGNSSTNCTPSMIGASSGYNCTSLSNPNPNDPWNGAISRNYAGTDTQSDTYALYVFDTLELSQQWLVNMGLRYDHFETGYNTYNNAGRTTSKGSDTSEFVTGQFGIVYKPAENGSIYASYATSATPPGSTLGEGMDGNPLGGTPDRNGNLLKSDMEPETTKNYEIGTKWDLLNDRLSLTADIFRTEKENARVQVDTTSYENAGKTRVQGIELSASGKITDKWQVFAGYAYMDSEQVDGGDLPANKANNGNELPNTPKNSASLWTTYQVTPKLTIGGGAFYVDDVFGSVANTTMVDSYVRYDAMAAYKLSKNVDLQLNVQNLTNETYYDKAFSTHFANQAAGRTALLSTNFHF; encoded by the coding sequence ATGGCACGTCAACCAGCACAATTACCGGTCAGTTCACCACGTCTGCTCGCTTCCGCCATCGGCGTGGCGATCACCGCCGGCTCCGCAGGCCACATGGTGTTCGCCGCCGAAAAAACCGACAGCAAGGCCACCGGCAATGCCATTGCCCTGGACGCCACCGCCATCACCGGCGAGGCCCAGGACTCGACGTCCTACCAGGTCGAGAAAGCCTCCTCGCCCAAGTACACCGCGCCGCTGGTCGACACGCCGCGCTCGGTCACCGTTATTCCGCAACAAGTCCTGAAGGACACCGGCGCCCTGAACATGCAGGACGCGCTGCGCACCGTACCGGGCATCACCTTCGGTGCCGGTGAAGGCGGCAACCCGCAGGGCGACCGCCCGTTCATCCGCGGTTTCGACGCCCAGGGCGACACCTACCTCGACGGCGTGCGCGACACCGGTTCGCAGAGCCGCGAGATCTTCGCCGTTGAAAACATCGAAGTCAGCAAGGGCCCGAACTCCGCCATCGGTGGTCGCGGCGCGGCGGGCGGCAGCATCAACCTGGTGAGCAAGAAAGCGCACCTGGGCAACTCGTTCGACGGTGGTTTCACCTGGGGCTCCGACCAGACCCAGCGTTACACCCTGGACGGCAACTACCAGTTCAGCGACACCGCTGCCGGCCGTCTGAACCTGATGAGCCACGAGAGCAACGTCGCCGGTCGTGACAGCGTCGACTACGACCGTTGGGGCATCGCGCCTTCCCTGGCTTTTGGCCTGGGCACCGACACCCGCGTCAACCTCGACTACTACCATCTCGAAAGCAACGACACTCCGGACTCGGGCATCCCGTACACCATTCCGAAGGCCGGTTCGGCGGCACGCACCAAGTCCAACCCGGACAAGCCGTACTCGGGTGGCGATCACAGCAACTTCTACGGCCTGGACGGTCGCGACTTCCGCAAGGGCCGCACCGACACCGCGACCTTCGCCATCGAGCATGACCTGAGCGACTCGTTGACCATCAAGAACACCCTGCGTCACGGCACCAGCATGCAGGATTACATCCTGACCCAGCCGGACGACAGCAAGGGCAACGTCAACAACGGCAGCGTCTGGCGTCGTGCGAACACTCGCGTGAGCAACACCGAGACCACTACCAACCAGACTGACCTGTTCGGTAACTTCTACGTTGCCGGCTTCAAGAACAGCTTCTCCACCGGTGTCGAATACACCCGTGAGGAAAGCCAGAAGTCCTCGTACAACGTCAACACCGACACCACGCCGCGCAGCGCTGGCAACTCCAGCACCAACTGCACCCCATCGATGATCGGCGCATCGAGCGGCTACAACTGCACCTCGCTGTCGAACCCGAACCCGAACGATCCGTGGAACGGCGCGATCTCGCGCAACTACGCCGGCACCGACACCCAGTCCGATACCTACGCGCTGTATGTGTTCGACACCCTGGAACTGTCCCAGCAATGGCTGGTGAACATGGGCCTGCGTTACGACCACTTCGAAACCGGCTACAACACTTACAACAACGCTGGCCGCACCACCTCCAAGGGTTCGGACACCAGCGAGTTCGTGACCGGCCAGTTCGGCATCGTCTACAAACCGGCAGAGAACGGCAGCATCTATGCGTCCTACGCCACCTCCGCCACGCCACCGGGCAGCACCCTGGGTGAAGGCATGGACGGCAACCCGCTGGGCGGCACGCCGGATCGCAACGGCAACCTGCTCAAGAGCGATATGGAGCCGGAAACCACCAAGAACTACGAAATCGGTACCAAGTGGGATCTGTTGAACGATCGCCTGTCGCTGACCGCCGACATCTTCCGCACCGAGAAAGAAAACGCGCGTGTCCAGGTGGATACCACCTCGTACGAAAACGCCGGCAAGACGCGCGTACAAGGTATCGAGCTGTCCGCCAGCGGCAAGATCACCGACAAGTGGCAAGTGTTCGCCGGTTACGCCTACATGGACAGCGAACAGGTTGACGGTGGTGACCTGCCGGCCAACAAGGCCAACAACGGTAACGAACTGCCTAACACGCCGAAAAACAGCGCCAGCCTGTGGACCACTTACCAGGTCACGCCGAAGCTGACCATCGGTGGCGGTGCGTTCTACGTGGATGATGTGTTCGGCAGCGTGGCCAACACCACCATGGTCGATTCCTACGTTCGCTACGACGCGATGGCGGCGTACAAGCTGAGCAAGAACGTCGACCTGCAGCTGAACGTGCAGAACCTGACCAACGAAACCTACTACGACAAGGCCTTCTCGACTCACTTCGCCAACCAGGCGGCGGGCCGTACGGCATTGCTGAGCACCAACTTCCACTTCTGA
- a CDS encoding Fe2+-dependent dioxygenase, translating into MLLHIPGLFAKEEVQRIREALEQADWADGKITAGYQSAKAKHNLQLPEGHPLAKEIGAAMLERLWKNPLFMSAALPHKVFPPLLNCYTAGGSFDFHIDNAVRQPKGSIERVRTDLSATLFFSEPEDYDGGELEIQDTFGTQRVKLPAGDMVLYPGTSLHKVNAVTRGARYASFFWTQSLVREDSQRALLFEMDGAIQQLTQDMPDHPSLIRLTGTYHNLLRRWVEV; encoded by the coding sequence ATGCTGCTGCACATCCCCGGGCTGTTCGCGAAAGAAGAAGTGCAGCGCATCCGCGAGGCTCTGGAACAGGCAGACTGGGCCGATGGCAAGATCACCGCCGGCTACCAATCGGCCAAGGCCAAGCACAATTTGCAACTGCCGGAAGGCCATCCACTGGCCAAGGAAATCGGCGCGGCGATGCTTGAACGCCTGTGGAAAAATCCGCTGTTCATGTCGGCCGCGCTCCCGCACAAAGTGTTTCCGCCATTACTCAACTGCTACACGGCGGGCGGCAGTTTCGATTTCCATATCGACAACGCGGTACGCCAGCCCAAGGGCAGCATCGAGCGGGTGCGCACGGATTTGTCCGCCACGCTGTTCTTCAGCGAACCCGAGGACTACGACGGCGGCGAGCTGGAAATCCAGGACACCTTCGGCACCCAGCGCGTGAAACTGCCCGCCGGCGACATGGTGCTGTACCCCGGCACCAGCCTGCACAAGGTCAACGCGGTGACTCGCGGCGCGCGTTATGCCTCGTTCTTCTGGACTCAAAGTCTGGTGCGCGAGGACAGTCAGCGCGCCTTGCTGTTCGAGATGGACGGTGCGATCCAGCAACTCACTCAGGACATGCCCGATCACCCTTCGCTGATCCGCCTCACCGGCACCTATCACAACCTGCTGCGTCGCTGGGTCGAGGTGTAA
- a CDS encoding tetratricopeptide repeat protein, protein MADFRLRREEVLDGERLTAMLEESPARAAQAILLAAGEGVLEAQALLGQILLDGHGIAQDQPLALRWFEIAAGQGHLMARNMLGRCHEHGWGCVVDAGLAARYYQTAADAGLDWAMYNLANLHATGRGVAENHAQALTLYRRAAESGHAKSMNLLGRYLEDGHHCPQDLPTARDWYRRAAEGGDFRGQFSHAAMLADEGRIDDALGWLRKALDTGNVNFLRVASVSLLNAQHPQIRAMADAYKLRLAELVAL, encoded by the coding sequence GTGGCGGACTTTCGGTTACGTCGCGAAGAAGTCCTCGACGGTGAACGCCTCACCGCGATGCTCGAAGAAAGCCCGGCCCGTGCGGCTCAGGCAATTCTGCTGGCGGCGGGTGAGGGCGTGCTGGAAGCGCAGGCGCTGCTCGGGCAGATCCTGCTTGATGGTCACGGGATTGCTCAGGATCAGCCGCTGGCCTTGCGCTGGTTTGAAATCGCCGCAGGGCAAGGTCATCTGATGGCGCGCAACATGCTCGGGCGCTGCCATGAGCACGGCTGGGGTTGTGTGGTCGACGCCGGACTCGCTGCGCGCTATTACCAGACGGCCGCCGACGCGGGGCTGGATTGGGCGATGTACAACCTGGCCAACCTGCATGCCACCGGGCGTGGAGTGGCCGAGAATCATGCGCAGGCCCTGACCTTGTACCGCCGTGCTGCCGAGTCGGGGCATGCGAAGTCGATGAACCTGTTGGGTCGGTATCTGGAGGACGGGCACCACTGCCCGCAAGATCTGCCAACGGCGCGCGACTGGTATCGGCGTGCGGCCGAGGGCGGCGATTTCCGTGGTCAGTTCAGTCACGCCGCGATGCTTGCCGATGAAGGGCGCATCGATGACGCTCTCGGCTGGTTACGAAAGGCACTGGATACGGGCAATGTGAATTTCCTGCGAGTTGCCAGTGTGTCTTTGTTAAATGCGCAACATCCGCAAATCCGCGCAATGGCGGATGCTTATAAGTTGCGTCTGGCTGAGTTAGTTGCTTTGTAA
- a CDS encoding alpha-xenorhabdolysin family binary toxin subunit A — MEFRMDSKIVEAAAKAPRVFVDASLGEGEEYSRETGIQLTKEQIISLRKYEVLGLSLPVRLADVVAYLNYGAGDAGGTGLKAADFLRTFTYTYDHAKRWSPLREKIMLTGTDLKIFAGSIIRTGKGIVEIYEDLKASRYLEEHDINSPEEYLKLKLTIPNLPDLVLPSGDVPEIKTYLNDMLAKVMQCHEKAERVRSELDSFGTDMREVVLPEIKLRLEFVSRNTYQADIQALQSEIDQRSKEIDELNKQYDQLVQEAIKSAATLNIGGLILGIYQGVKAEKIRKERNRLKAEQQASNQVMASKNQTLSSLNKVRDDLQNLSYVAIEAEVATQNLMLVWNALSTYISASVKEVDLLEEATSLRKFKNQILGIIDPWGQIKTSSDQLLGVFAAADKEYGSSSTMFRSKTVRISLNSHPARSDFDVAALRAQAVAVQESNVTAQMLGEQFNYLPGTVRTMNGLTMAIQKATFELRNQAQATSISLERAQNKLKTSQTELLEYPEDADEIREEMEAELKNVSMKVSEHADDLKMTHNGLSTAYDRSASAQWVVTLQQDRAFSETLKIKSEEKVADLEQQMKSVSEALELIAKAGVEKIGQEAQLTLDNLKALGLAPPQVQVALFAIDTLKKVISGIGEAISYLNMLAAYNQLKDKAGDLRAQLKKYVSEIAQIDGKLHLVQVLDQLDDERWEYVNEFSNLVARIESFSRDFKQDKSQPVEQRTTAAIVRIADVRQYLKTVQQ, encoded by the coding sequence ATGGAATTCAGGATGGACAGCAAGATTGTCGAGGCCGCCGCAAAGGCGCCTCGGGTATTTGTAGATGCTTCGCTCGGCGAGGGTGAAGAGTACAGTCGTGAAACCGGTATTCAATTAACAAAAGAGCAGATTATCAGCCTGCGCAAGTATGAAGTTCTGGGGCTGTCGCTTCCCGTTCGGCTGGCGGATGTCGTTGCCTATCTGAACTATGGCGCCGGAGATGCGGGGGGCACTGGTCTCAAGGCAGCAGACTTTCTGCGGACATTCACCTACACCTACGATCATGCGAAACGCTGGTCGCCGTTGCGTGAAAAAATCATGCTCACCGGTACTGATCTGAAGATTTTTGCCGGCAGCATTATTCGCACGGGTAAAGGAATTGTAGAGATCTACGAAGACTTGAAGGCTTCCAGATACCTGGAAGAACACGATATCAATTCGCCGGAAGAGTATCTGAAGCTCAAGCTCACGATCCCGAATCTTCCCGACCTGGTCTTGCCGTCCGGCGATGTTCCGGAAATCAAGACCTACCTCAATGACATGCTGGCCAAAGTCATGCAGTGTCACGAGAAGGCCGAGCGCGTCAGATCGGAACTCGACAGTTTTGGTACGGATATGCGTGAGGTCGTGCTGCCAGAGATCAAACTGCGACTGGAGTTTGTGTCTCGTAATACCTATCAGGCAGACATCCAGGCCCTACAGAGCGAAATCGACCAGCGCTCGAAAGAAATCGATGAACTGAACAAGCAATATGATCAGCTGGTTCAGGAAGCGATCAAGTCGGCAGCGACACTGAATATCGGTGGTTTGATTCTCGGCATCTATCAGGGCGTCAAGGCTGAAAAAATCCGTAAGGAGCGTAACAGGTTGAAGGCAGAGCAACAGGCTTCCAACCAGGTCATGGCCAGCAAGAATCAAACGCTGAGCTCCTTGAACAAAGTACGCGACGATTTGCAGAACCTGAGCTATGTAGCGATCGAGGCGGAAGTGGCCACGCAGAATCTGATGCTGGTGTGGAATGCGCTCAGTACCTATATCAGTGCATCTGTCAAAGAAGTCGACTTACTTGAGGAAGCAACTTCCCTGAGGAAATTCAAAAACCAGATTCTCGGCATTATTGATCCGTGGGGGCAGATAAAGACCAGTTCCGATCAGCTGTTGGGTGTGTTCGCTGCGGCAGATAAAGAGTATGGAAGCAGTTCTACAATGTTCAGGAGTAAAACAGTGAGGATTTCACTGAATAGTCATCCAGCCCGTTCGGATTTTGACGTCGCTGCTTTACGTGCCCAGGCTGTAGCCGTTCAAGAAAGCAATGTCACTGCGCAAATGCTCGGTGAGCAGTTCAATTATCTGCCGGGTACTGTCCGCACAATGAATGGGCTGACGATGGCTATCCAGAAAGCCACATTTGAACTTCGTAATCAGGCCCAGGCTACAAGTATCAGTCTGGAGCGTGCGCAGAATAAGCTGAAAACATCGCAGACTGAACTTCTCGAATATCCGGAAGATGCGGACGAAATCCGTGAGGAAATGGAAGCCGAACTCAAGAATGTATCGATGAAAGTCTCCGAGCACGCAGATGATTTGAAGATGACACACAACGGCTTGAGTACCGCTTATGACCGATCGGCTTCGGCGCAATGGGTTGTAACGCTGCAGCAGGATCGTGCTTTCAGCGAAACGCTGAAAATCAAATCCGAAGAGAAAGTCGCCGATCTGGAACAACAGATGAAGTCGGTGTCTGAAGCACTTGAGCTGATCGCGAAAGCCGGAGTGGAGAAGATTGGTCAGGAAGCCCAGTTAACGCTGGATAACCTGAAAGCTCTGGGGTTGGCACCACCGCAGGTTCAAGTGGCACTGTTCGCCATTGATACCTTGAAAAAAGTGATCTCGGGTATCGGTGAGGCGATTTCCTATCTGAACATGCTGGCGGCTTACAACCAGCTCAAGGACAAGGCGGGTGATCTGAGGGCGCAGTTGAAGAAATACGTCAGCGAAATTGCCCAGATCGATGGAAAGCTTCACCTGGTGCAAGTCCTCGATCAGTTGGACGACGAACGCTGGGAGTACGTGAATGAGTTCTCGAATCTGGTGGCCCGGATCGAGTCCTTCTCCCGAGACTTCAAGCAAGACAAGTCGCAGCCGGTCGAACAGCGAACGACTGCTGCAATCGTCCGGATTGCCGACGTCAGGCAGTATCTGAAAACTGTTCAGCAGTAA
- a CDS encoding type III PLP-dependent enzyme, translated as MSIQVEDYFARETFQKMKAFADKQETPFVVIDTAMIAQAYDDLRAGFEFAKVYYAVKANPAVEIIDLLKEKGSSFDIASIYELDKVLSRGVSADQISYGNTIKKSKDIRYFYEKGVRLFATDSEADLRNIAKAAPGAKVYVRILTEGSTTADWPLSRKFGCQTDMAMDLLILARDLGLVPYGISFHVGSQQRDISVWDAAIAKVKVIFERLKEEDGIHLKLINMGGGFPANYITRTNSLETYAEEIIRFLKEDFGDDLPEIILEPGRSLIANAGILVSEVVLVARKSRTAVERWVYTDVGKFSGLIETMDEAIKFPIWTEKKGEMEEVVIAGPTCDSADIMYENYKYGLPLNLAIGDRLYWLSTGAYTTSYSAVEFNGFPPLKSFYV; from the coding sequence ATGTCGATCCAGGTCGAAGACTATTTCGCGCGCGAAACCTTTCAGAAAATGAAGGCGTTCGCCGACAAACAGGAAACCCCGTTCGTGGTGATCGACACCGCGATGATCGCCCAGGCCTATGACGACCTGCGCGCCGGTTTCGAATTCGCCAAGGTCTACTACGCGGTCAAGGCCAACCCGGCCGTCGAGATCATCGACCTGCTCAAAGAGAAGGGTTCGAGCTTCGACATCGCCTCGATCTATGAGCTGGACAAAGTGCTGAGCCGTGGCGTCAGCGCGGACCAGATCAGCTACGGCAACACCATCAAGAAATCCAAGGACATTCGCTACTTCTATGAGAAGGGCGTGCGCCTGTTCGCCACCGACTCGGAAGCCGACCTGCGCAACATCGCCAAGGCTGCACCGGGCGCCAAGGTCTATGTGCGCATCCTGACCGAAGGCTCGACCACGGCCGACTGGCCACTGTCGCGCAAATTCGGCTGCCAGACCGACATGGCCATGGACCTGCTGATCCTCGCCCGCGACCTGGGCCTGGTGCCGTACGGCATCTCGTTCCACGTCGGTTCGCAACAGCGCGACATCAGCGTCTGGGACGCGGCGATCGCCAAGGTCAAAGTGATCTTCGAACGCCTGAAAGAAGAAGACGGCATCCACCTGAAACTGATCAACATGGGCGGTGGCTTCCCGGCCAACTACATCACCCGCACCAACAGCCTGGAAACCTACGCCGAAGAAATCATCCGCTTCCTCAAGGAAGACTTCGGTGATGACCTGCCGGAAATCATCCTGGAGCCGGGCCGTTCGCTGATTGCCAACGCCGGCATCCTGGTCAGTGAAGTGGTGCTGGTCGCCCGTAAATCCCGTACCGCCGTCGAGCGTTGGGTTTACACCGATGTGGGCAAGTTCTCCGGCCTGATCGAAACCATGGACGAAGCGATCAAGTTCCCGATCTGGACCGAGAAGAAAGGCGAGATGGAAGAAGTCGTGATCGCCGGCCCGACCTGCGACAGCGCCGACATCATGTACGAGAACTACAAGTACGGCCTGCCGCTGAACCTGGCGATCGGTGACCGCCTGTACTGGCTGTCGACCGGTGCGTACACCACCAGTTACAGCGCCGTTGAATTCAATGGCTTCCCGCCGCTGAAATCGTTCTACGTGTAA
- a CDS encoding betaine/proline/choline family ABC transporter ATP-binding protein (Members of the family are the ATP-binding subunit of ABC transporters for substrates such as betaine, L-proline or other amino acids, choline, carnitine, etc. The substrate specificity is best determined from the substrate-binding subunit, rather than this subunit, as it interacts with the permease subunit and not with substrate directly.), with amino-acid sequence MIELQNLSKTFQSNGKDVKAVDSVSLTVNEGEICVFLGPSGCGKSTTLKMINRLIKPTSGKILINGEDTTDLDEVTLRRNIGYVIQQIGLFPNMTIEENIVVVPKLLGWDKQKCHDRARELMSMIKLEPKQYLHRYPRELSGGQQQRIGVIRALAADAPLLLMDEPFGAVDPINREMIQNEFFEMQRALNKTVIMVSHDIDEAIKLGDKIAIFRAGKLLQIDHPDTLLAHPADDFVSNFVGQDSTLKRLLLVKAEDAADNAPSVSPETPVADALELMDEHDRRYVVVTDAENKALGYVRRRDLHRQTGTCAQFLREFNATAAYDEHLRILLSRMYEFNRSWLPVMDAERVFLGEVTQESIAEYLSSGKSRGGKTSIVSPAEVALT; translated from the coding sequence ATGATCGAACTTCAAAACCTCAGCAAGACCTTCCAAAGCAACGGCAAAGACGTGAAAGCCGTGGACTCGGTAAGCCTGACCGTCAATGAAGGCGAAATCTGTGTGTTCCTCGGGCCATCGGGCTGCGGCAAAAGCACCACGCTGAAGATGATCAACCGCCTGATCAAGCCCACCTCGGGCAAGATCCTGATCAACGGCGAAGACACCACCGACCTCGACGAAGTGACCCTGCGTCGCAACATCGGCTACGTGATTCAGCAGATCGGTCTGTTCCCGAACATGACCATCGAAGAGAACATCGTCGTGGTGCCGAAACTGCTCGGCTGGGACAAACAGAAATGCCACGACCGCGCCCGCGAACTGATGAGCATGATCAAGCTTGAGCCCAAGCAATATCTGCATCGTTACCCGCGCGAACTGTCCGGTGGCCAGCAGCAACGGATCGGTGTGATCCGCGCACTGGCGGCGGATGCTCCGCTGTTGCTGATGGACGAACCGTTCGGCGCGGTCGACCCGATCAACCGCGAGATGATCCAGAACGAGTTCTTCGAGATGCAGCGCGCGCTGAACAAGACCGTGATCATGGTCAGCCATGACATCGACGAAGCGATCAAGCTCGGCGACAAGATCGCGATCTTCCGCGCCGGCAAACTGCTGCAGATCGACCATCCGGACACCCTGCTCGCCCATCCGGCGGACGACTTTGTCAGCAACTTCGTCGGTCAGGACAGCACCCTCAAGCGTCTGCTGCTGGTGAAAGCCGAAGACGCGGCGGACAACGCGCCGTCGGTGAGCCCGGAAACCCCGGTCGCCGATGCGCTGGAGTTGATGGATGAACATGACCGTCGTTATGTCGTCGTGACTGACGCTGAGAACAAGGCACTGGGTTATGTGCGCCGTCGTGATCTGCATCGTCAGACCGGCACGTGCGCGCAATTCCTGCGTGAGTTCAACGCCACTGCTGCCTATGACGAACACCTGCGCATCCTGCTGTCTCGGATGTACGAGTTCAATCGCTCATGGCTGCCGGTGATGGATGCCGAGCGGGTATTCCTCGGCGAGGTGACCCAGGAGTCGATTGCCGAATATCTGAGCTCAGGCAAGTCCCGAGGGGGCAAGACCAGCATCGTGTCGCCGGCGGAAGTTGCGTTGACCTGA
- a CDS encoding ABC transporter permease produces the protein MEFLNAFSHLDWQQVMHLTWQHITLVGIAVSLAILIGVPLGILMTRFPSLAGPLQASATVLLTVPSIALFGLLLPFYSKFGQGLGPMPAITAVFLYSLLPIMRNTYLALTGVEPGIREAARGIGMTFGQRLRMVELPIAVPVILAGVRTAVVMNIGVMTIAATIGAGGLGVLILASISRSDMSMLIVGALLVSLLAIFADLILQWLQRSLTPKGLLK, from the coding sequence ATGGAATTCCTGAACGCCTTTTCCCACCTCGACTGGCAGCAGGTGATGCACCTGACCTGGCAGCACATCACGCTGGTCGGCATCGCCGTCAGCCTGGCGATCCTCATCGGCGTGCCGCTGGGTATCCTGATGACGCGTTTCCCGAGTCTCGCCGGTCCCTTGCAGGCCAGTGCCACGGTGCTGCTGACCGTGCCGTCGATTGCGCTGTTCGGACTGCTGCTGCCGTTCTACTCGAAATTCGGCCAGGGCCTCGGCCCGATGCCGGCGATCACCGCCGTGTTCCTTTATTCACTGCTGCCGATCATGCGCAACACCTACCTCGCCCTGACCGGCGTCGAACCGGGCATCCGTGAAGCCGCGCGCGGTATCGGCATGACCTTCGGCCAGCGCCTGCGCATGGTCGAGTTGCCGATTGCAGTGCCGGTGATCCTCGCCGGCGTGCGCACCGCGGTAGTGATGAACATCGGCGTGATGACCATCGCCGCGACCATCGGCGCCGGCGGCCTCGGCGTGCTGATACTCGCCTCTATCAGCCGCAGCGACATGTCGATGCTCATCGTCGGCGCGCTGCTGGTCAGTCTTCTGGCGATCTTCGCCGACCTCATTTTGCAGTGGCTGCAACGTTCGCTGACTCCAAAAGGACTCCTCAAATGA